A window from Chloroflexota bacterium encodes these proteins:
- a CDS encoding HD-GYP domain-containing protein, with protein MHRLSLGLATYIGSMVLAAIVLLVYCLYTWKATPLPNDLLLPAVFTVLIAVATCYPVMISPRVKVSVATAALFAGLLLFGTPTAIVVAAIGNGLGNIALKRSWYNTLFNASQHAVCVGLSGLTYYSLVPQAIPFSTLWQQNIIAMPLAAAIMYLANTLAVSVAAGLQLRQDPLHLWLTDRRYDAAQHVALFLLGILAAWTARDYPWTIMLVIVPVAIVYLSFKNSLQLRLQTKEAMESLADVVDMRDPYTYAHSQRVAEYAAEIATAMGLSHEEIDLIRSAARVHDVGKIGVRSSILIKPGRLDPTEWAEMQKHPEIGADIVSKFPDFRLGKNFILHHHERYDGSGYPKQIPNSKIPLGARILAVADAFDAMTSDRPYRGALTPERAAFELQRHSSTQFDPQVVSALLKVLSIRPLLREPVVASQSLPAAS; from the coding sequence ATGCACAGACTCTCTCTTGGCCTCGCAACTTACATTGGCAGCATGGTGCTGGCAGCGATAGTCTTACTTGTTTATTGCCTTTACACCTGGAAGGCAACGCCATTACCAAACGACCTGTTGCTGCCAGCAGTATTTACGGTTTTAATCGCGGTTGCCACCTGCTATCCGGTGATGATCTCGCCCCGTGTGAAGGTATCGGTAGCGACCGCTGCGCTCTTTGCTGGTCTCCTCCTCTTCGGAACTCCCACGGCTATCGTTGTGGCGGCTATCGGCAATGGACTAGGTAACATCGCTCTAAAGCGTAGTTGGTACAATACACTCTTCAATGCCAGTCAACACGCCGTGTGCGTCGGTCTCAGTGGATTAACCTATTACAGCCTAGTTCCGCAAGCAATACCGTTCTCCACCCTCTGGCAACAGAACATCATCGCCATGCCGCTGGCGGCGGCAATTATGTACTTGGCCAACACGCTGGCCGTTTCGGTAGCCGCTGGACTACAGCTCCGACAGGACCCATTACATTTATGGTTGACCGATCGCCGCTACGACGCCGCTCAACACGTGGCCCTCTTCCTCCTCGGCATCCTGGCCGCTTGGACCGCTCGCGATTATCCGTGGACCATCATGCTGGTGATCGTGCCGGTAGCGATCGTCTATCTCTCCTTCAAGAATAGCCTCCAATTACGCCTCCAGACCAAGGAGGCCATGGAGTCGCTGGCCGATGTCGTAGATATGCGCGATCCCTATACTTACGCTCATTCTCAACGTGTGGCTGAATACGCTGCCGAGATAGCGACTGCTATGGGGCTCTCCCACGAAGAGATTGACCTGATTCGCTCTGCCGCCCGTGTCCACGATGTGGGTAAGATCGGTGTCAGAAGTTCCATCCTTATCAAGCCGGGGCGCCTTGACCCGACAGAGTGGGCAGAGATGCAGAAACATCCCGAGATTGGCGCCGATATTGTGTCCAAATTCCCGGATTTCAGGCTGGGAAAGAACTTTATTCTCCATCATCACGAGCGCTATGACGGCAGCGGCTACCCCAAGCAGATTCCAAACAGCAAGATTCCTTTGGGCGCCCGCATCCTCGCTGTAGCCGATGCCTTCGACGCGATGACCTCTGATAGGCCTTATCGTGGCGCTCTAACTCCCGAACGGGCGGCTTTTGAGCTGCAAAGGCATAGCAGTACACAGTTTGACCCGCAGGTTGTCTCCGCGCTCCTGAAAGTGCTATCCATTAGACCACTGCTCAGAGAACCAGTTGTGGCCAGCCAATCTTTGCCGGCAGCCAGCTAG
- a CDS encoding LysM peptidoglycan-binding domain-containing protein: MPTDERQRGRLPATDWLLPAFILGLALSATLLLAHACSSLLMMTSSTVSPTPTATVIAQPTSMPTPTLLPSPAPTTTPEPTIYIIRPGDTLSAIAARYGVSIEDLVRMNDIIDPNAIIPGQKLLIPRRS; the protein is encoded by the coding sequence GTGCCCACTGATGAACGACAACGAGGGAGATTGCCAGCAACCGATTGGCTACTTCCAGCCTTTATCCTGGGTTTGGCCTTATCGGCCACTCTTCTGCTCGCGCACGCCTGCTCCTCTCTTCTGATGATGACCAGTTCCACAGTCTCACCGACGCCGACCGCGACCGTAATAGCCCAACCCACCAGTATGCCTACGCCGACACTGCTGCCCAGTCCAGCACCTACCACTACCCCAGAGCCGACCATCTATATCATCCGACCTGGCGACACGCTCTCAGCCATAGCTGCCAGATATGGCGTCTCCATCGAAGACCTGGTCCGGATGAACGACATCATTGATCCTAACGCTATCATACCAGGACAAAAGCTGCTCATACCAAGGCGCTCCTAG
- a CDS encoding MBL fold metallo-hydrolase codes for MLENIKWLGHAGFKISGEKTIYIDPWQLKREKEPADLILVTHEHFDHCSKEDIAKIRKNDTVIVTIAACAKELAGQIKTVKPGDMLTVQGIPIEVVSAYNVNKFRSPGVLYHPKEDAKVGFIVTVKGVRIYHAGDTDFIPEMRDIKTDVALLPVSGVYVMTAGEAVEAAAAINPKVAVPMHYGSIAGSAADAERFKRLSSVEVQILTPQG; via the coding sequence ATGCTTGAGAACATCAAGTGGCTCGGCCATGCTGGTTTCAAGATCAGCGGGGAGAAGACCATCTATATTGACCCCTGGCAATTGAAACGGGAGAAGGAGCCGGCAGACCTGATCCTGGTCACCCACGAACATTTTGATCACTGTTCCAAGGAGGATATAGCCAAAATCAGGAAAAATGATACGGTCATCGTGACCATTGCTGCTTGTGCGAAGGAACTTGCGGGGCAAATCAAAACGGTGAAACCGGGTGATATGCTGACGGTGCAGGGTATACCCATTGAGGTTGTCTCAGCCTACAACGTGAATAAGTTCCGCAGTCCGGGGGTGCTCTACCATCCGAAGGAAGATGCTAAGGTTGGCTTCATCGTCACTGTCAAGGGTGTGCGCATCTACCACGCCGGTGATACCGATTTCATCCCCGAGATGCGGGATATAAAGACCGATGTAGCCCTCTTACCCGTCAGTGGTGTCTACGTTATGACGGCTGGGGAGGCCGTCGAAGCCGCCGCAGCGATTAATCCGAAGGTAGCAGTTCCCATGCATTACGGGAGCATCGCTGGATCAGCAGCTGATGCGGAGAGGTTTAAGCGGCTAAGCAGTGTGGAGGTGCAAATTCTGACGCCACAGGGCTGA
- a CDS encoding zf-HC2 domain-containing protein, giving the protein MGCPAYKLLLSRYIDDALSERERQQLISHLMGCPSCATMLARYRQIQSLLQHVLTPQPSADLRQRVLASIERRNSFRSLWSLHFGRLLLSFVTLGVVVVLAGVLWLGWRWPQRAIGSATPQFGYTISPLKGDSVSTATLKTNSPGEKLSGEGGRLARALERAKAQTTFEVHLPEYLPPGARLERLNLESVGPTDRINEVDISYVTKDGRKIRLWQSSRSDLGGMRLGHLAQKRLLIGGREWWYERRSDGQNVVHILRTRRDGVIISVDTAAPLDELIKIVESLK; this is encoded by the coding sequence ATGGGATGTCCCGCTTATAAATTATTGCTCTCACGTTATATAGATGACGCCTTGAGTGAGCGTGAGCGTCAGCAGCTTATCAGTCACCTGATGGGATGTCCTTCGTGTGCCACCATGCTGGCTCGTTACCGGCAGATTCAATCTCTGCTACAGCACGTGCTCACGCCTCAACCTTCGGCCGATTTACGTCAAAGGGTCCTTGCAAGTATAGAACGTCGTAATTCGTTCAGATCGCTGTGGAGCCTCCACTTTGGACGCCTCCTTCTCAGTTTTGTGACGCTTGGAGTCGTGGTGGTGCTGGCGGGAGTGCTTTGGCTGGGATGGAGGTGGCCCCAAAGGGCGATAGGCTCGGCTACGCCTCAGTTTGGCTATACAATCTCCCCCCTGAAAGGTGATAGTGTGTCAACGGCCACGCTAAAGACGAATAGTCCTGGTGAGAAGTTAAGCGGTGAAGGGGGAAGGCTGGCACGGGCGCTAGAGCGGGCCAAGGCTCAGACCACTTTCGAGGTACATTTGCCGGAGTATCTACCCCCCGGAGCAAGATTGGAGCGTTTAAATCTGGAGAGCGTGGGGCCAACAGATAGGATCAATGAGGTTGATATCTCTTATGTGACCAAGGATGGCCGCAAGATACGCCTTTGGCAAAGCAGTCGCTCGGATCTGGGAGGAATGCGTCTTGGACATTTGGCTCAAAAGCGGTTACTCATCGGTGGAAGGGAATGGTGGTACGAACGACGGTCTGATGGCCAAAACGTTGTTCATATCCTGCGTACTCGGCGAGATGGGGTGATCATCTCGGTGGATACGGCGGCACCGCTTGACGAATTGATCAAGATTGTGGAATCACTTAAGTAA
- a CDS encoding PDZ domain-containing protein, with the protein MKRVYLGILILAILLGLVAVGCKANIINAFEGSTPTSSATATPSAPRSEMPWLGVLLRDASKVKEHGQTPAVAKGAVVVRVIADSPAAKAGLEKGDVLTVINGQAIATAREAVDKLSALHVGDKVSLKVMRDGQEKTVEATLGARPKGERRFIPPSSVLPERLLFGELKGIAPGERFDHFLGGQFALTNKEGKRIEVRIIPGRATAVSSNSITIDPNDKSVSGGPYEVTEKTIVRAGPRTVRIDALKSGDRVIIVTIESPTHAAAVIDVEGFGKHVFPHRSWFRMREKGGWSDFISSPTS; encoded by the coding sequence ATGAAGAGGGTTTACCTTGGGATACTGATATTGGCGATCCTACTTGGCTTGGTGGCTGTGGGTTGTAAGGCTAACATAATAAATGCCTTCGAAGGATCTACTCCAACATCTTCAGCCACAGCCACGCCCAGCGCACCTCGAAGTGAGATGCCTTGGCTGGGGGTTTTATTGCGAGATGCTAGCAAGGTCAAAGAGCACGGTCAGACGCCAGCAGTGGCTAAAGGGGCAGTTGTTGTCCGGGTTATCGCGGACAGTCCGGCGGCTAAGGCCGGATTGGAGAAGGGTGATGTTCTTACGGTCATAAATGGACAAGCGATAGCCACGGCCAGAGAAGCGGTAGATAAGCTAAGCGCATTGCATGTTGGCGATAAGGTATCCCTCAAGGTGATGAGGGATGGGCAGGAGAAAACCGTAGAGGCTACCCTGGGTGCTAGACCGAAAGGAGAGAGAAGATTTATCCCTCCTTCCAGTGTCTTGCCAGAACGCCTTCTATTTGGTGAACTGAAGGGTATCGCGCCGGGCGAAAGGTTTGATCATTTCCTGGGTGGACAGTTCGCCCTCACGAACAAGGAGGGCAAGAGGATAGAGGTGAGGATCATCCCCGGCCGGGCGACGGCTGTAAGCTCGAACAGCATCACCATTGATCCTAACGATAAGAGCGTCAGCGGCGGCCCTTATGAGGTGACCGAGAAAACGATTGTCAGGGCCGGTCCGCGCACTGTTAGGATAGATGCCCTAAAGAGCGGGGATCGCGTGATAATTGTGACGATCGAGTCGCCGACGCATGCGGCTGCTGTGATCGATGTAGAAGGGTTTGGTAAACATGTATTCCCTCACCGCAGCTGGTTCAGGATGAGGGAGAAGGGAGGCTGGTCAGACTTCATATCATCGCCGACTTCTTGA
- a CDS encoding RNA polymerase sigma factor — MEGEIVQVNEALGRARRGEATAFALIYERYGEAIHRYAYRLLGDQTQAEDIVQDTFLRAFQNISRLRDDSRLEPWLYAIASHACLDLLRRKRLFSWFLLKRGYGGSVDSESNQLSRMAEAELVRCTLAQMPPQYAACLILRSVEGFSVEEIAEILGTSKGAIWTRLSRAREMFVQIYGRVSGGKGDGMSRL; from the coding sequence ATGGAAGGCGAGATAGTCCAGGTGAATGAGGCGCTGGGAAGGGCTCGGAGGGGAGAGGCGACGGCCTTTGCGCTCATCTATGAGCGTTATGGTGAAGCCATTCACAGGTATGCCTACCGACTGCTGGGCGATCAGACGCAGGCTGAGGATATCGTCCAGGATACGTTCCTGCGGGCCTTCCAGAATATATCCCGTCTGCGGGACGATAGTCGCCTGGAGCCGTGGCTTTACGCCATCGCCTCTCACGCCTGTCTTGATCTGCTGCGGCGAAAACGGCTATTCTCCTGGTTCCTGCTAAAGAGGGGGTATGGCGGAAGTGTTGATTCAGAGAGCAACCAGCTGAGTAGGATGGCCGAGGCCGAGCTGGTGCGTTGCACCTTGGCTCAGATGCCACCGCAATATGCGGCCTGTCTGATCCTGCGCTCTGTGGAGGGTTTCTCCGTTGAGGAGATCGCCGAAATTCTGGGCACCTCCAAGGGGGCGATATGGACGAGGCTATCCAGGGCACGGGAGATGTTCGTTCAGATTTATGGGCGTGTGAGCGGAGGAAAGGGAGATGGGATGTCCCGCTTATAA